The Luteimonas sp. YGD11-2 genome has a window encoding:
- a CDS encoding capsular biosynthesis protein: MKPETRGLFVRMFSGAVLDQALLSASSLAVGLLLIRHASELQYGYFVLVTSILMLMTSLQRSFIGPAMIHRMTTLDREGRGALTGAIYREQCRWSHLMVLVAATATLLLWVNGVLDRQTGPLVLVTIGTAAAALRREFFRMVLLAYRRSTEVLRADTVYVVLLVAAALVTSRLPSPAAATTVLLGLAALVGGSLLQRLLRSREAWDITGDHGILRRIAPVGAWAVTGAVIHWSYSHGYNYLVAGTLDVAAIAAIAATRLLLMPINLLSTGIGALMLPLTSAWLHAWGAAVVLRRLTLFAAGVAAASLVYLGTLWLTRDWIFAKVLNKHFEDGDTLLLLWSAVFVLMVMRDQLIYLLVARQRFRTLAALSTFSAVLSLMVSYVGMQHFGVVGAVFGLLVGEALSLAGVVLLSLREVAQPVPAQLCAAR; the protein is encoded by the coding sequence CCGCGGGTTGTTCGTGCGCATGTTCAGCGGCGCCGTGCTCGACCAGGCGCTGCTGTCGGCAAGCAGCCTTGCGGTCGGGCTGCTGCTGATCCGCCATGCCAGCGAACTGCAGTACGGTTATTTCGTGCTGGTCACCAGCATCCTCATGCTGATGACATCGCTGCAGCGCTCCTTCATCGGCCCGGCGATGATCCACCGCATGACCACGCTGGACCGCGAGGGCCGCGGCGCCCTGACCGGCGCGATCTACCGGGAGCAGTGCCGGTGGAGCCATCTGATGGTCCTGGTCGCGGCCACCGCGACCCTGCTGCTGTGGGTCAACGGCGTACTCGACCGGCAGACCGGCCCGCTGGTCCTGGTGACGATAGGCACCGCTGCGGCAGCGTTGCGCCGGGAGTTCTTCCGCATGGTCCTGCTGGCCTACCGCCGCTCCACGGAAGTGCTCAGGGCCGACACCGTCTATGTCGTGCTGCTGGTGGCAGCGGCGCTGGTCACCAGTCGCCTGCCCAGCCCCGCGGCGGCGACCACGGTGCTGCTGGGCCTCGCTGCACTGGTCGGAGGCAGCCTGTTGCAGAGGCTGCTGCGCAGTCGGGAAGCCTGGGACATCACGGGCGACCACGGCATCCTGCGCCGCATCGCCCCCGTCGGTGCATGGGCGGTGACCGGTGCGGTGATCCACTGGAGCTACAGCCACGGCTACAACTATCTGGTGGCAGGCACGCTCGACGTCGCCGCCATCGCGGCCATCGCCGCCACGCGCCTGTTGCTGATGCCGATCAACCTGCTGTCAACGGGCATCGGCGCGCTGATGCTGCCGCTCACGTCGGCCTGGCTGCACGCCTGGGGCGCTGCCGTGGTGCTGCGCCGCTTGACCCTGTTCGCAGCCGGCGTGGCCGCCGCCTCGCTGGTCTACCTGGGCACCCTGTGGCTGACGCGTGACTGGATCTTCGCCAAGGTCCTCAACAAGCACTTCGAGGACGGCGACACCCTGTTGCTGCTGTGGTCGGCCGTATTCGTGCTGATGGTGATGCGTGACCAGCTGATCTACCTGCTGGTGGCGCGACAGCGCTTCCGCACCCTGGCGGCGCTGTCGACCTTCAGCGCGGTGCTGTCGCTGATGGTCAGCTACGTCGGCATGCAGCACTTCGGCGTGGTCGGCGCGGTGTTCGGCCTGCTGGTGGGCGAAGCGCTCAGCCTCGCCGGCGTCGTGCTGCTGTCGTTGCGCGAGGTCGCGCAGCCGGTGCCCGCGCAACTCTGCGCGGCGCGATAG
- a CDS encoding 8-oxo-dGTP diphosphatase, whose amino-acid sequence MPYTPILATLGYVLSADGRQVLLIHRNARASDQHLGKYNGLGGKLEADEDIAAGMRREILEEAGITCDAMQLRGTISWPGFGKGGEDWFGFVFLVTRYSGTPHASNVEGTLEWVEIERLLELPMWEGDRHFVPLVFDDDPRAFHMVMPYRDGRMQSWSCSRF is encoded by the coding sequence ATGCCCTATACCCCGATCCTCGCCACCCTGGGCTACGTGTTGTCCGCCGACGGCCGCCAGGTGCTGCTGATCCACCGCAACGCACGCGCCAGCGACCAGCACCTCGGCAAGTACAACGGCCTGGGCGGCAAGCTGGAGGCCGACGAGGACATCGCCGCCGGCATGCGCCGCGAGATCCTCGAGGAGGCCGGGATCACCTGCGACGCCATGCAGCTGCGCGGCACGATCAGCTGGCCCGGCTTCGGCAAGGGCGGCGAGGACTGGTTCGGCTTCGTGTTCCTCGTCACCCGCTACAGCGGCACACCGCACGCGTCCAACGTCGAAGGCACGCTGGAGTGGGTGGAGATCGAGCGGCTGCTGGAGCTGCCGATGTGGGAAGGCGATCGGCACTTCGTGCCACTGGTGTTCGACGATGACCCGCGTGCCTTCCACATGGTGATGCCCTACCGCGACGGCCGCATGCAGTCGTGGTCGTGCTCGCGGTTCTGA
- a CDS encoding PAS domain-containing hybrid sensor histidine kinase/response regulator: MLSVGAVLAAAMLWLGMMFLAGIYGERRPQLFARHWRHVYALSLAVHCTSWTFYGTVTQAARYGWPLPPTFVGAILFYLIAWRFMARLVRLARETNATSLADLIATRLGKDPWLAATVTLVAVLGLLPYIALQLRAVAMSYSVLTATGFADLTEIPPWRDVGLYVALAMAVFAMLFGTRRTSAAEHNRGLVLAVAFESVLKLVAMLVLGLFVWGIARDMPALPSLPAQDLDGFMPLVLLGALAMFVLPHQFHVAVVECRDEREIGAARWQFPLYLLLIGAPGLLLAYVGLGLLGAHVPSDMYALAVPLSQGSESVALVAFLGGLSAATGMVVISTLTLSLMIGNHWFAPGLLRGAWARRDRNDHRGDLLMLRRAGIVVIMLAAWSYGRVVGDASMLADIGAVSFSALATLAPPLAFAIWRPQTPPRAAIAGIVAAFVVWAWVMLAPALLPSGWSAQLPAWARPQALFGLTSWSQLGRAFGASLFVGTAAITVVAMIDRRERDRPLARADLDALRNAGRRFLPVGLVDRVLRGAPRSGPVPTAIEARLERELSAVLGSASTRLLLDAARRESGPDLDTVASIVGEASQDLRFNQRVLEAALENMSQGISVVDADLQLVAWNSRYAQLFGYPSHLLRVGVPVARLVRHNLDRGLIGAVAVAGEVDKRLAHMRAGTPYVAERRFPGGETIEIRGNPMPGGGFVATFTDVTAFRNTEHALRTSNETLEQRVDERTRSLDQARREAERANEAKSRFLAAVGHDLLQPLHAAQLFTDALQQQLGPAPQGSAPRLLGQLRGALDSTTDLLTGLFDMARLEAGGLVPQPRDFPLSDVLEPLASEFRALAAERGLAFDFVATRAWTRSDPQLLRRVLQNFLANAVRYTSRGRVLLGVRRTGGALRVEVHDTGPGIPLRQQALIFEEFRRGEGSAGQGLGLGLGLAIADRIAHLLDARISLRSRERSGTVFALDLPQVAAPAHDRPGRTHAGLAGAHVLLLDNEPAALEALTRLLEGWGCSVAAVCNGREADVALDERPADLWLFDYHLDDGETGTAVAQRLGERHGAHATLILSADATDAVRREVADLGLGLLQKPVRPLALKSTLDRLCAMRAN; this comes from the coding sequence GTGTTGAGCGTGGGGGCGGTACTGGCGGCGGCGATGCTGTGGCTGGGCATGATGTTCCTGGCCGGCATCTACGGTGAACGCCGCCCGCAGCTGTTCGCGCGGCACTGGCGCCACGTCTATGCGCTGTCGCTGGCGGTGCATTGCACCTCGTGGACCTTCTACGGCACGGTGACCCAGGCGGCGCGCTACGGCTGGCCGCTGCCGCCCACCTTCGTCGGCGCCATCCTGTTCTACCTGATCGCCTGGCGTTTCATGGCGCGGCTGGTGCGGCTGGCACGCGAGACCAATGCCACGTCGCTTGCCGACCTCATCGCCACGCGGCTGGGCAAGGACCCCTGGCTGGCCGCCACGGTCACCCTCGTCGCCGTGCTGGGCCTGCTGCCCTACATCGCGCTGCAGCTCAGGGCGGTGGCGATGAGCTACTCGGTGTTGACGGCCACCGGCTTCGCGGACCTGACGGAGATTCCGCCGTGGCGCGATGTCGGCCTGTACGTCGCGCTGGCGATGGCGGTGTTCGCGATGCTGTTCGGCACCCGGCGGACCAGTGCGGCCGAGCACAACCGCGGACTGGTGCTCGCGGTGGCGTTCGAGTCGGTGCTCAAGCTGGTGGCGATGCTGGTGCTGGGCCTGTTCGTGTGGGGCATCGCGCGCGACATGCCTGCGCTGCCGTCACTTCCCGCACAGGACCTCGATGGCTTCATGCCGCTGGTGTTGCTCGGTGCGCTGGCGATGTTCGTGCTGCCGCACCAGTTCCACGTCGCCGTCGTCGAATGTCGTGACGAGCGCGAGATCGGTGCCGCGCGCTGGCAGTTTCCGCTGTACCTGCTGCTGATCGGCGCCCCCGGCCTGCTGCTGGCCTACGTGGGCCTGGGGCTGCTGGGGGCGCACGTGCCGTCGGACATGTATGCGCTTGCGGTGCCGCTGTCGCAGGGCAGCGAGTCGGTGGCGCTGGTGGCCTTCCTGGGCGGCCTGAGTGCCGCCACCGGCATGGTGGTGATCAGCACGCTCACCCTCAGCCTGATGATCGGCAACCACTGGTTCGCGCCGGGCCTGCTGCGTGGCGCATGGGCGCGACGCGACCGCAATGACCATCGCGGCGACCTGCTGATGCTGCGCCGCGCCGGCATCGTGGTGATCATGCTGGCCGCATGGTCGTACGGCCGGGTGGTGGGCGACGCCAGCATGCTGGCCGATATCGGTGCGGTGTCGTTCTCGGCGCTGGCGACGCTGGCACCGCCACTGGCGTTCGCGATCTGGCGTCCGCAGACCCCGCCGCGTGCGGCGATCGCCGGCATCGTGGCGGCGTTCGTGGTCTGGGCCTGGGTGATGCTGGCACCCGCGCTGCTGCCGTCCGGGTGGTCCGCACAGCTGCCGGCTTGGGCCCGCCCACAGGCACTGTTCGGCCTGACGAGCTGGAGCCAGCTCGGCCGCGCGTTCGGCGCATCGCTGTTCGTGGGTACCGCGGCGATCACCGTGGTGGCCATGATCGATCGCCGCGAGCGCGACCGTCCGCTGGCGCGGGCCGATCTCGATGCGCTGCGCAATGCGGGCCGTCGCTTCCTGCCGGTGGGCCTGGTCGACCGCGTGCTGCGCGGCGCGCCACGCAGCGGGCCGGTGCCGACAGCGATCGAGGCACGGCTGGAGCGCGAGCTGTCGGCGGTGCTGGGCAGTGCGTCGACACGCCTGCTGCTGGACGCGGCGCGTCGCGAATCCGGTCCCGACCTCGATACCGTCGCCAGCATCGTCGGCGAGGCCTCGCAGGACCTGCGCTTCAACCAGCGCGTGCTGGAAGCCGCACTGGAGAACATGAGCCAGGGCATCAGCGTGGTCGATGCCGACCTGCAGCTGGTGGCGTGGAACTCGCGCTATGCACAGCTTTTCGGCTATCCGTCGCACCTGCTGCGGGTGGGCGTTCCGGTGGCGCGGCTGGTGCGCCACAACCTCGACCGCGGCCTGATCGGCGCGGTGGCGGTGGCGGGCGAAGTCGACAAGCGCCTCGCGCACATGCGGGCCGGCACGCCCTATGTGGCGGAACGCCGCTTTCCGGGCGGCGAAACCATCGAGATCCGCGGCAACCCGATGCCGGGGGGCGGCTTCGTCGCCACGTTCACCGACGTCACCGCGTTCCGCAACACCGAGCATGCGTTGCGGACCTCCAACGAAACCCTCGAGCAGCGCGTCGACGAGCGCACCCGCAGCCTCGACCAGGCACGCCGCGAGGCCGAGCGTGCGAACGAGGCCAAGAGCCGCTTCCTCGCAGCCGTGGGCCACGACCTGCTGCAGCCCCTGCACGCCGCACAACTGTTCACCGACGCGCTGCAACAGCAGCTCGGTCCGGCCCCGCAGGGCAGTGCGCCGCGCCTGCTGGGGCAGCTGCGCGGTGCACTGGATTCCACCACCGACCTGCTCACCGGCCTGTTCGACATGGCGCGGCTGGAAGCCGGTGGGCTGGTGCCGCAGCCGCGGGATTTCCCGCTGTCGGATGTGCTGGAACCGCTGGCGTCGGAGTTCCGCGCGCTCGCCGCCGAGCGCGGGCTGGCGTTCGACTTCGTGGCCACCCGGGCATGGACGCGCAGCGACCCGCAGCTGCTGCGCCGCGTGCTGCAGAACTTCCTGGCCAATGCGGTGCGCTACACATCGCGTGGCCGGGTGCTGCTGGGCGTGCGCCGCACGGGCGGCGCGCTGCGGGTGGAGGTGCATGACACCGGTCCGGGCATTCCGCTTCGGCAGCAGGCGCTCATCTTCGAGGAGTTCCGCCGTGGCGAGGGCAGTGCGGGGCAGGGGCTGGGACTGGGACTGGGGCTTGCGATCGCCGACCGCATCGCCCACCTGCTGGATGCGCGCATCTCGCTGCGCAGCCGCGAGCGGTCGGGAACCGTATTCGCACTCGACCTGCCGCAGGTCGCCGCGCCGGCGCACGACCGGCCCGGCCGGACGCACGCCGGCCTTGCAGGCGCCCACGTGCTGCTGCTCGACAACGAACCCGCAGCACTGGAAGCCCTCACGCGGCTGCTGGAAGGCTGGGGCTGCAGCGTGGCCGCCGTGTGCAATGGCCGCGAGGCCGACGTCGCGCTCGACGAGCGGCCGGCCGACCTGTGGCTGTTCGACTATCACCTCGATGACGGCGAGACCGGTACCGCCGTGGCGCAACGGCTGGGCGAGCGGCACGGTGCGCACGCGACGCTGATCCTCAGCGCCGACGCCACCGATGCGGTGCGCCGCGAGGTCGCCGATCTCGGCCTCGGCCTGTTGCAGAAGCCGGTGCGGCCGCTGGCGCTGAAGTCCACGCTGGACCGGTTGTGCGCGATGCGCGCGAACTGA
- a CDS encoding TonB-dependent receptor, producing the protein MKHRNLLGSRLGLAIAIGLSTFAAQAQDPAQPAGGASARAADATTLDGIVVTARRRAESIQDVPVAVSAFGEEQLRDLQANNIDGLQGAVPNLNIVQGRGSSNTVNVFIRGIGQPDSLQTFDPGVGMYVDDVYYSRINGALFSLFDVQQVEVLRGPQGTLYGKNSTGGAIKVTTRNPLDDTGAAVEFGTGSFGRVDGRAYLGEQLSDTAAFSLAGAWLTNDGYVEDPATGEDYNGEDTISLRGKLALRPSDTFSATVSVDYTRQDNALTLGQPTAPLLRTDLALGQVVLLQPSTGDYDFRTRTSFRPGQGQEMTHKGVSANLQWELGEQWSLKSISAWRKLDTSSFIDIDASEWVLGDVLVEVDQEQVSQELQLQYDNGGNLQAIFGAYYMNETLPSYQEAYADDFFGFAGTPIDFLRTIDDDLETTSVAAFAHVNWEFAPTWTLAAGLRYSRDEKDYWRTTSTYWGPILAALNETVAFDGNRSWDAWTPSLSLQKAFSDNVMGYVSANRGFKSGGFNGRANAALETTRAVFDPEFVWTYEAGVKMRSDDGRLTANVAAFHSSYKDFQARVSEVLNPDSPTPTFSFPVLNAAEMEINGFEFEGVARLGDATQLSGQVSWMDASYRSFEDLRTTDPANPAYDPSLHEHVPFSPDWTARIALQHAFDLGGNGTFTVGGDVAYRGDTWLSVDNRPGLMQEAYTTAGVFTSWDSPQYAWQVRAGVRNLTDELYKIEGQEFSSVANIQTAYYAPPRNWYLTVRRNF; encoded by the coding sequence ATGAAGCACAGGAATCTGTTGGGCAGCCGGCTCGGCCTGGCGATCGCCATCGGCCTGTCGACGTTCGCGGCGCAGGCGCAGGACCCGGCGCAGCCCGCCGGCGGTGCATCGGCGCGCGCCGCGGATGCGACCACCCTCGACGGCATCGTCGTGACCGCACGCCGCCGCGCGGAGTCGATCCAGGACGTGCCGGTAGCCGTCAGCGCATTCGGCGAGGAGCAGCTGCGCGACCTGCAGGCCAACAACATCGATGGCCTGCAGGGCGCGGTGCCCAACCTCAACATCGTGCAGGGCCGCGGCTCGTCGAACACCGTCAACGTGTTCATCCGCGGCATCGGCCAGCCCGACTCGCTGCAGACCTTCGACCCCGGCGTCGGCATGTACGTCGACGACGTCTACTACTCGCGCATCAATGGTGCGCTGTTCTCGCTGTTCGACGTGCAGCAGGTGGAAGTGCTGCGTGGCCCGCAGGGCACGCTGTACGGCAAGAACTCCACCGGTGGCGCGATCAAGGTCACCACCAGGAACCCGCTCGACGACACCGGAGCAGCCGTCGAGTTCGGCACCGGCAGCTTCGGCCGCGTGGATGGCCGTGCCTACCTCGGCGAGCAGCTGAGCGATACCGCAGCCTTCAGCCTGGCCGGTGCGTGGCTGACCAACGATGGTTACGTGGAGGATCCCGCCACCGGCGAGGACTACAACGGCGAGGACACGATCTCCCTGCGCGGCAAGCTCGCGCTGCGCCCCAGCGATACCTTCAGCGCCACCGTCTCGGTCGACTACACCCGCCAGGACAACGCGCTCACCCTCGGCCAGCCCACCGCACCGCTGCTGCGCACCGATCTCGCGCTCGGCCAGGTGGTGCTGCTGCAGCCGTCCACCGGGGACTACGACTTCCGCACCCGTACCTCGTTCCGCCCCGGCCAGGGGCAGGAGATGACGCACAAGGGTGTCAGCGCCAACCTTCAATGGGAGCTCGGCGAGCAGTGGTCGCTCAAGAGCATCAGTGCCTGGCGCAAGCTCGATACCAGTTCCTTCATCGACATCGATGCGTCGGAGTGGGTGCTGGGTGACGTGCTGGTCGAGGTCGACCAGGAACAGGTCAGCCAGGAACTGCAACTGCAGTACGACAACGGCGGCAACCTGCAGGCGATATTCGGCGCGTATTACATGAACGAGACGCTGCCGTCGTACCAGGAAGCCTATGCCGACGACTTCTTCGGCTTCGCCGGCACGCCGATCGACTTCCTGCGCACGATCGACGACGACCTCGAGACCACCAGCGTCGCCGCCTTCGCCCACGTCAACTGGGAGTTCGCGCCGACCTGGACGCTGGCCGCCGGCCTGCGCTATTCGCGCGACGAGAAGGACTACTGGCGCACCACCAGCACCTACTGGGGTCCGATCCTGGCCGCGCTCAACGAGACCGTGGCATTCGACGGCAACCGGAGCTGGGATGCGTGGACGCCGTCGCTGAGCCTGCAGAAGGCTTTCAGCGACAACGTGATGGGGTATGTCTCGGCCAACCGCGGCTTCAAGTCGGGCGGCTTCAACGGCCGTGCCAACGCAGCCCTGGAGACGACGCGGGCGGTGTTCGACCCCGAGTTCGTGTGGACCTACGAAGCCGGCGTCAAGATGCGCTCGGATGATGGCCGCCTGACCGCCAACGTGGCTGCCTTCCACAGCAGCTACAAGGACTTCCAGGCGCGTGTCTCCGAGGTACTCAATCCGGATTCCCCGACGCCGACCTTCTCGTTCCCGGTGCTCAACGCCGCGGAAATGGAGATCAACGGGTTCGAGTTCGAGGGCGTGGCGCGCCTGGGTGACGCCACCCAGCTCAGCGGGCAGGTCAGCTGGATGGACGCGAGCTACAGGTCCTTCGAGGATCTGCGCACCACCGATCCGGCCAACCCGGCCTACGACCCGTCGCTGCACGAGCACGTGCCGTTCTCGCCGGACTGGACCGCGCGCATCGCCCTGCAGCACGCGTTCGACCTCGGCGGCAACGGTACTTTCACCGTGGGCGGCGACGTGGCCTACCGTGGCGATACCTGGCTGTCGGTGGACAACCGTCCGGGGCTGATGCAGGAGGCCTACACCACGGCCGGTGTGTTCACGTCGTGGGATTCGCCGCAGTACGCGTGGCAGGTGCGCGCCGGCGTGCGCAACCTCACCGACGAGCTGTATAAGATCGAGGGGCAGGAGTTCTCCTCGGTGGCCAACATCCAGACCGCGTACTACGCACCGCCGCGCAACTGGTACCTGACCGTCCGCCGCAACTTCTGA
- a CDS encoding GntP family permease yields the protein MSLLIVLAALGFLMLVAYRGHSVILFAPVAAMGAVLLTDPDLVAPMFTGLFMDRMVGFLKLYFPVFLLGAVFGKLIELSGFSKSIVAATIRLFGPQRAMLSIVTVCALLTYGGVSLFVVVFAVYPFAAELFRQAAIPKRLIPGTIALGAFTFTMMALPGTPQIQNIIPTAFFGTDSWAAPALGTIGSILIFAGGMAYLEWRRRKAAVAGEGYGENLLNEPEPFVGERLAHPLVALLPLLLVGVSNKLFTDLIPRVYGATHSFNPSSMGSAEPVVQEVSRVAAIWAVQGALLVGILAVLLLAWKPVSAKFVEGSKAAIGGALLASMNTASEYGFGAVIAALPGFLLVANSLNAISDPLVHEAVTVTALAGITGSASGGMSIALAAMSETFIANAHAAGIPMDVLHRVAAMASGGLDTLPHNGAVITLLAVTGLTHRQSYGDIFAITLISTSAVFVVIALFYLAGIV from the coding sequence ATGTCCCTGCTGATCGTGCTCGCCGCACTGGGCTTCCTGATGCTGGTCGCCTATCGCGGCCACAGCGTCATCCTGTTCGCGCCGGTGGCGGCGATGGGCGCGGTGCTGCTGACCGACCCGGATCTCGTCGCGCCGATGTTCACCGGGCTCTTCATGGACCGGATGGTCGGCTTCCTGAAACTGTATTTCCCGGTGTTCCTGCTGGGCGCCGTGTTCGGCAAGCTGATCGAGCTTTCCGGATTCTCCAAGTCGATCGTGGCGGCCACCATCCGCCTGTTCGGGCCACAGCGGGCGATGCTGTCGATCGTGACCGTGTGCGCGCTGCTGACGTATGGCGGGGTGTCGCTGTTCGTGGTGGTGTTCGCGGTATATCCGTTCGCGGCCGAGCTGTTCCGCCAGGCCGCGATCCCCAAGCGCCTGATCCCCGGCACCATCGCGCTGGGCGCCTTCACCTTCACCATGATGGCACTGCCCGGCACGCCGCAGATCCAGAACATCATTCCGACCGCGTTCTTCGGCACCGACTCCTGGGCGGCGCCGGCACTGGGCACGATCGGTTCGATCCTGATCTTCGCCGGCGGCATGGCCTATCTGGAGTGGCGCCGCCGCAAGGCCGCCGTCGCGGGCGAAGGCTACGGCGAGAACCTGCTCAACGAGCCCGAGCCCTTCGTGGGCGAGCGGCTGGCGCATCCGCTGGTGGCGCTGCTGCCGCTGCTGTTGGTCGGCGTGTCCAACAAGCTGTTCACCGACCTGATCCCGCGGGTGTATGGCGCGACCCACAGCTTCAACCCCTCGTCGATGGGCAGCGCCGAACCGGTGGTGCAGGAAGTGTCGCGGGTGGCGGCGATCTGGGCGGTCCAGGGCGCACTGCTGGTGGGCATCCTGGCGGTGCTGCTGCTGGCCTGGAAGCCGGTGAGCGCGAAATTCGTGGAAGGCAGCAAGGCCGCGATCGGCGGCGCGTTGCTGGCGTCGATGAATACTGCCTCCGAGTACGGCTTCGGCGCGGTGATCGCCGCCCTGCCCGGCTTCCTGCTGGTGGCCAACAGCCTCAACGCCATCTCCGATCCGCTGGTGCACGAGGCGGTCACGGTGACCGCACTGGCCGGCATCACCGGCTCGGCCTCCGGCGGCATGAGCATCGCCCTGGCGGCAATGTCGGAGACCTTCATCGCAAACGCCCATGCGGCCGGCATCCCGATGGACGTGCTGCACCGCGTCGCGGCGATGGCCTCCGGCGGCCTGGACACCCTGCCCCACAACGGCGCGGTGATCACCCTGCTTGCAGTGACCGGGCTGACCCACCGCCAGTCCTATGGCGACATCTTCGCGATCACCCTGATCAGCACCTCGGCGGTGTTCGTGGTGATCGCGCTGTTCTACCTCGCCGGAATCGTCTGA
- the pnp gene encoding polyribonucleotide nucleotidyltransferase has product MAKVTKNFQYGSRQVTLETGEIARQAGGAVMVSCEGTVLLVSAVANKTAREGQDFFPLTVDYQEKFYAGGRIPGGFFKREGRQTEKETLISRLIDRPIRPLFPDGFRNEVQIIATVMSLNPEIDGDILALIGASAALSLSGAPFDGPIGAAKVGYRDGQYLLNPTVSELKDSDLELVVAGTANAVLMVESEANVLSEDVMLGAVMFGHQQMQVAISAINELVAEAGKPKWEWTAPAANEGVVSAIRNAVGEQLSAAFQVRDKLQRRDAISSVRKAILEALAPNAEANAWTSSELSKEFSEQEYQTMRDSVIRTKVRIDGRALDTVRPISSKVGILPRVHGSSLFTRGETQAIVAVTLGTARDGQVIDAVAGEYKEHFLFHYNFPPYSVGEAGRMMGPKRREIGHGRLAKRGVLAVMPTIEEFPYTIRVVSEITESNGSSSMASVCGSSLALMDAGVPIKAPVAGIAMGLVKEGDEFVVLSDILGDEDHLGDMDFKVAGTSEGITALQMDIKIQGITEEIMKVALAQAKQGRLHILKEMEAALSTPRSELSEFAPRLITIKIHPDKIREVIGKGGSVIQAITKETGTQIDIQDDGTITIASVDAAAGKAAKDRIEQITSDVEPGRIYEGKVVKIMDFGAFVTISPGKDGLVHVSQISSERVEKVGDKLKEGDIVKVKVLEVDKQGRIRLSIKAVEEGEGTPAAE; this is encoded by the coding sequence GAGATCGCCCGCCAGGCGGGTGGTGCGGTCATGGTCTCGTGCGAAGGCACCGTGCTGCTGGTCAGCGCCGTTGCCAACAAGACCGCCCGCGAAGGGCAGGACTTCTTCCCGCTGACGGTCGATTACCAGGAAAAGTTCTACGCCGGCGGCCGTATCCCCGGTGGCTTCTTCAAGCGTGAGGGCCGTCAGACCGAGAAGGAAACGCTGATCTCGCGCCTGATCGACCGCCCGATCCGCCCGTTGTTCCCGGATGGCTTCCGCAACGAGGTCCAGATCATCGCCACGGTGATGTCGCTGAACCCGGAAATCGATGGCGACATCCTCGCCCTGATCGGTGCCTCCGCCGCGCTGTCGCTGTCGGGCGCGCCGTTCGACGGCCCGATCGGCGCCGCCAAGGTCGGCTACCGGGATGGCCAGTACCTGCTCAACCCGACCGTGTCGGAGCTCAAGGACTCCGATCTCGAACTCGTCGTCGCCGGTACCGCCAATGCGGTGCTGATGGTGGAGTCCGAGGCCAACGTGCTGTCGGAAGACGTCATGCTGGGCGCGGTGATGTTCGGCCACCAGCAGATGCAGGTCGCGATCTCGGCGATCAACGAGCTGGTCGCCGAAGCCGGCAAGCCGAAGTGGGAGTGGACCGCACCGGCCGCCAACGAAGGCGTGGTCTCGGCCATCCGCAACGCCGTGGGCGAGCAGCTCTCGGCCGCGTTCCAGGTGCGCGACAAGCTGCAGCGCCGCGACGCGATCTCCAGCGTGCGCAAGGCGATCCTCGAGGCGCTGGCGCCCAACGCCGAGGCCAATGCCTGGACGTCGAGCGAGCTGTCGAAGGAGTTCAGCGAGCAGGAATACCAGACCATGCGCGACTCGGTCATCCGGACCAAGGTCCGCATCGATGGCCGTGCGCTCGACACCGTGCGCCCGATCAGCTCGAAGGTCGGCATCCTGCCGCGCGTGCACGGCTCGTCGCTGTTCACCCGTGGCGAGACCCAGGCGATCGTCGCCGTGACGCTTGGTACCGCGCGCGATGGCCAGGTCATCGACGCCGTGGCCGGCGAGTACAAGGAACACTTCCTGTTCCACTACAACTTCCCCCCCTACTCGGTGGGTGAAGCCGGCCGCATGATGGGCCCGAAGCGTCGCGAGATCGGCCATGGCCGCCTCGCCAAGCGCGGCGTGCTGGCAGTGATGCCGACGATCGAGGAGTTCCCGTACACGATCCGCGTGGTCTCGGAGATCACCGAGTCGAACGGTTCGTCGTCGATGGCATCGGTCTGCGGCTCGTCGCTGGCGCTGATGGACGCCGGCGTGCCGATCAAGGCACCGGTCGCGGGCATCGCGATGGGCCTGGTGAAGGAAGGCGACGAGTTCGTCGTGCTCTCGGACATCCTCGGTGACGAGGATCACCTCGGCGACATGGACTTCAAGGTGGCCGGTACCAGCGAGGGCATCACCGCCCTGCAGATGGACATCAAGATCCAGGGCATCACCGAGGAGATCATGAAGGTCGCGCTGGCGCAGGCGAAGCAGGGCCGCCTGCACATCCTCAAGGAGATGGAGGCCGCCCTCAGCACGCCGCGTTCGGAGCTTTCCGAGTTCGCGCCGCGCCTGATCACGATCAAGATCCACCCCGACAAGATCCGCGAAGTGATCGGCAAGGGCGGTTCGGTCATCCAGGCGATCACCAAGGAAACCGGCACCCAGATCGACATCCAGGACGATGGCACCATCACCATCGCCTCGGTCGACGCCGCCGCCGGCAAGGCCGCGAAGGACCGCATCGAGCAGATCACCTCGGACGTCGAGCCGGGCCGGATCTACGAGGGCAAGGTGGTCAAGATCATGGACTTCGGTGCGTTCGTGACCATCTCCCCCGGCAAGGACGGCCTGGTGCACGTCTCGCAGATCTCCAGCGAGCGCGTGGAGAAGGTCGGCGACAAGCTCAAGGAAGGCGACATCGTCAAGGTCAAGGTGCTGGAAGTCGACAAGCAGGGCCGCATCCGCCTGTCGATCAAGGCCGTCGAGGAAGGCGAAGGTACGCCGGCCGCCGAGTAA